In the genome of Streptomyces globosus, one region contains:
- a CDS encoding acetylornithine transaminase: protein MTGSSNQEYAARWRASLTDNYGTPAVALVRGAGAQVWDADGRQYTDFVGGIAVNALGHAHPAVVGAVTRQISTLGHVSNLYASEPVLALGERLLQLFGRPGRIFFCNSGAEAVEAAFKIGRLTGRTRMVATDGGFHGRTMGALALTGQPKKQDPFRPLPGDVTHVPYGDTAALRAAVTEETALVVIEPVQGENGVVVPPAGYLKAAREITRATGTLLVLDEVQTGTGRCGHWFAHQAHEGVDPDLVTLAKGLGGGLPIGAVAAFGPAADLLQPGHHGTTFGGNPVACAAGLAVLDTIAADGLLDRVKARGEQLRSGIEGTGHPLVSHVRGEGLLLGIVLTGPYAPQVQQAAQDAGFLVNAPAPDVVRLMPPYVLTEDEADAFVRALPGILDAANGDGRTGE from the coding sequence GTGACCGGCAGCAGCAACCAGGAGTACGCGGCCCGCTGGCGGGCCTCGCTCACCGACAACTACGGCACCCCCGCCGTCGCCCTCGTCCGCGGCGCCGGCGCCCAGGTCTGGGACGCCGACGGCAGGCAGTACACCGACTTCGTCGGCGGCATCGCCGTCAACGCCCTCGGCCACGCCCACCCCGCCGTCGTCGGCGCCGTCACCCGCCAGATCTCCACCCTCGGGCACGTCTCCAACCTGTACGCCTCCGAGCCCGTGCTCGCCCTCGGCGAACGGCTCCTCCAGCTCTTCGGCCGCCCCGGCCGGATTTTCTTCTGCAACTCCGGTGCCGAAGCCGTCGAAGCCGCCTTCAAGATCGGCCGGCTGACCGGGCGGACCCGCATGGTCGCCACCGACGGCGGCTTCCACGGCCGGACCATGGGCGCCCTCGCCCTCACCGGCCAGCCCAAGAAGCAGGACCCCTTCCGGCCCCTGCCCGGCGACGTCACCCACGTCCCCTACGGCGACACCGCAGCCCTCCGCGCCGCCGTCACCGAGGAGACCGCCCTCGTCGTCATCGAACCCGTCCAGGGCGAGAACGGCGTCGTCGTCCCGCCCGCCGGCTACCTCAAGGCCGCCCGCGAGATCACCCGCGCCACCGGCACCCTCCTCGTCCTCGACGAGGTCCAGACCGGCACCGGCCGCTGCGGCCACTGGTTCGCCCACCAGGCCCACGAAGGTGTCGACCCCGACCTCGTCACACTCGCGAAGGGCCTCGGCGGCGGCCTCCCCATCGGCGCCGTCGCCGCCTTCGGCCCCGCCGCCGACCTCCTCCAACCCGGCCACCACGGCACCACCTTCGGCGGAAACCCCGTCGCCTGCGCCGCCGGACTCGCCGTCCTCGACACCATCGCCGCCGACGGCCTCCTCGACCGGGTCAAGGCCCGCGGCGAACAGCTGCGCTCCGGAATCGAGGGCACCGGCCACCCGCTGGTCTCCCACGTCCGTGGCGAGGGCCTCCTGCTGGGTATCGTGCTGACCGGGCCGTACGCACCGCAGGTGCAGCAGGCGGCCCAGGACGCCGGCTTCCTGGTCAACGCGCCCGCCCCCGACGTCGTACGGCTCATGCCGCCGTACGTGCTCACCGAGGACGAGGCGGACGCGTTCGTCCGGGCCCTGCCCGGCATCCTCGACGCAGCCAACGGGGACGGACGAACCGGGGAATGA
- the argB gene encoding acetylglutamate kinase: MTDHDKAGRPGTTARKHTALPKAQILIEALPWLTRHNGKVVVIKFGGNAMVDDDLKAAFAQDVVFLRHAGLKPVVVHGGGPQINAQLDKQGLVSEFKAGLRVTTPEAMDVVRMVLAGQVQRELVGLLNQHGPLAVGLTGEDAHTITATKHTPQIDGEAVDIGRVGEITAIDTGAIEALLADGRIPVISSIARSADDGHVYNVNADTAAAALAAALGAETLMVLTDVEGLYADWPNSDEVISRLTVGELEKLLPELSSGMVPKMEGCLHAVRGGVGTARVIDGRVPHSILLEIFTDEGIGTMVVPDDRAAHAQGGQRQ; the protein is encoded by the coding sequence ATGACCGACCACGACAAGGCCGGCCGGCCCGGCACCACCGCCCGCAAGCACACCGCCCTGCCCAAGGCGCAGATCCTCATCGAGGCCCTGCCCTGGCTCACCCGCCACAACGGCAAGGTCGTCGTCATCAAGTTCGGCGGCAACGCCATGGTCGACGACGACCTCAAGGCGGCCTTCGCCCAGGACGTCGTCTTCCTGCGCCACGCCGGCCTGAAGCCCGTCGTCGTGCACGGCGGCGGCCCCCAGATCAACGCCCAGCTCGACAAGCAGGGCCTCGTCAGCGAGTTCAAGGCCGGCCTGCGCGTCACCACCCCCGAGGCCATGGACGTCGTCCGCATGGTCCTCGCCGGGCAGGTCCAGCGCGAACTCGTCGGCCTGCTCAACCAGCACGGCCCGCTCGCCGTCGGCCTGACCGGCGAGGACGCCCACACCATCACCGCCACCAAGCACACCCCGCAGATCGACGGCGAGGCCGTCGACATCGGGCGCGTCGGCGAGATCACCGCCATCGACACCGGCGCCATAGAAGCGCTCCTCGCAGACGGCCGGATCCCCGTCATCTCCTCCATCGCGCGCAGCGCCGACGACGGACACGTCTACAACGTCAACGCCGACACCGCGGCGGCCGCCCTCGCAGCTGCCCTCGGCGCGGAGACGCTGATGGTCCTCACCGACGTCGAGGGCCTGTACGCCGACTGGCCGAACAGCGACGAGGTCATCAGCCGGCTCACCGTCGGCGAGCTGGAGAAGCTCCTGCCCGAGCTGTCCAGCGGCATGGTCCCCAAGATGGAGGGCTGCCTGCACGCCGTCCGCGGCGGCGTCGGCACCGCACGCGTCATCGACGGACGGGTCCCGCACTCGATCCTGCTGGAGATCTTCACCGACGAGGGCATCGGCACCATGGTCGTGCCCGACGACAGGGCAGCGCACGCACAGGGAGGGCAGCGGCAGTGA
- the argJ gene encoding bifunctional glutamate N-acetyltransferase/amino-acid acetyltransferase ArgJ — protein sequence MSVTAAQGFTAAGIAAGIKDNGNPDLALVVNNGPRLAAAGVFTSNRVKAAPVQWSEQVLRGGAVSAVVLNSGGANACTGPKGFQDTHATAEKAAEALGGEHNAGEVAVASTGLIGVLLPMDKLLPGIDTAVAALSADGGEAAAVAIKTTDTVHKTASATQDGWTVGGMAKGAGMLAPGLATMLVVLTTDADLDSATLDRALRAATRTTFDRVDSDGCMSTNDTVLLLASGASGKTPAYESFAEAVRTVCDDLARQLIGDAEGASKDIRIEVVGAADEDDAVEVGRSIARNNLLKCAIHGEDPNWGRVLSAIGTTSAAFDPDRLNVAINGVWVCKNGSVGEDRDLVSMKDREVRITADLATGSASAVIWTNDLTADYVHENSAYSS from the coding sequence GTGAGCGTCACGGCAGCACAGGGATTCACCGCGGCGGGCATCGCCGCGGGAATCAAGGACAACGGAAACCCGGACCTGGCCCTCGTGGTCAACAACGGGCCCCGACTGGCCGCGGCCGGCGTCTTCACCTCCAACCGCGTCAAGGCCGCCCCCGTGCAGTGGTCCGAGCAGGTCCTGCGCGGCGGCGCGGTCAGCGCCGTCGTCCTCAACTCCGGCGGCGCCAACGCCTGCACCGGCCCCAAGGGCTTCCAGGACACCCACGCCACCGCCGAGAAGGCCGCCGAGGCCCTCGGCGGCGAGCACAACGCCGGCGAGGTCGCCGTCGCCTCCACCGGCCTCATCGGCGTCCTCCTCCCGATGGACAAGCTCCTGCCCGGCATCGACACCGCGGTCGCCGCCCTCTCCGCCGACGGCGGCGAGGCCGCCGCCGTCGCCATCAAGACCACCGACACCGTCCACAAGACCGCCTCCGCCACCCAGGACGGCTGGACCGTCGGCGGCATGGCCAAGGGCGCCGGCATGCTCGCCCCCGGCCTCGCCACCATGCTCGTCGTCCTCACCACCGACGCCGACCTCGACAGCGCCACCCTCGACCGGGCGCTGCGCGCCGCCACCCGCACCACCTTCGACCGCGTCGACTCCGACGGCTGCATGTCCACCAACGACACGGTGCTGCTGCTGGCCTCCGGCGCCTCCGGCAAGACCCCCGCCTACGAGTCGTTCGCCGAAGCCGTGCGCACCGTCTGCGACGACCTCGCCCGCCAGCTCATCGGCGACGCCGAAGGCGCCTCCAAGGACATCCGCATCGAGGTCGTCGGCGCGGCCGACGAGGACGACGCCGTCGAGGTCGGCCGGTCCATCGCCCGCAACAACCTCCTCAAGTGCGCCATCCACGGCGAGGACCCCAACTGGGGCCGGGTGCTCTCCGCGATCGGCACCACCTCCGCCGCCTTCGACCCCGACCGGCTGAACGTCGCCATCAACGGCGTCTGGGTCTGCAAGAACGGCTCCGTCGGCGAGGACCGCGACCTCGTCTCCATGAAGGACCGCGAAGTCCGCATCACCGCCGACCTCGCCACCGGCAGCGCCTCCGCCGTCATCTGGACCAACGACCTCACCGCCGACTACGTCCACGAGAACAGCGCGTACTCGTCATGA
- the argC gene encoding N-acetyl-gamma-glutamyl-phosphate reductase, with product MVVRAAVAGASGYAGGELLRLLLAHPQVEIGALTGNSNAGQAFGSLQPHLGPLAGRTLEATTAEVLAGHDVVFLALPHGQSAAVAAELGPDVLVVDMGADHRLKDPADWDAFYGAPHAGTWPYGLPELPGGRAALEGSKRVAVPGCFPTAVSLALFPAYAARLAEPEAVIVAATGTSGAGKALKTHLLGSEVMGSASPYGVGGVHRHTPEMVQNLSPVAGQRVSVSFTPVLAPMSRGILATCSAKALPGTTAEALRAAYEKAYADEPFVRLLPEGQWPATASVLGSNTVQVQVALDTAAQRIVAISAVDNLAKGTAGAAVQSMNIALGLPETLGLPLTGTAP from the coding sequence ATGGTGGTACGTGCAGCAGTGGCCGGGGCGAGTGGGTACGCGGGCGGAGAGCTCCTGCGGCTGCTCCTCGCGCACCCGCAGGTCGAGATCGGGGCGCTCACCGGGAACTCCAACGCCGGCCAGGCCTTCGGCAGCCTCCAGCCGCATCTCGGGCCCCTCGCCGGGCGGACCCTGGAGGCCACCACGGCCGAGGTGCTCGCCGGCCACGACGTCGTCTTCCTCGCGCTGCCCCACGGGCAGTCCGCCGCCGTCGCCGCCGAGCTCGGGCCCGACGTCCTCGTCGTCGACATGGGCGCCGACCACCGGCTGAAGGACCCCGCCGACTGGGACGCCTTCTACGGCGCCCCCCACGCCGGCACCTGGCCCTACGGCCTGCCCGAGCTGCCCGGCGGCCGCGCCGCGCTGGAGGGGTCCAAGCGCGTCGCGGTCCCCGGGTGCTTCCCCACCGCCGTCTCCCTCGCGCTCTTCCCCGCCTACGCCGCCCGGCTCGCCGAACCCGAGGCCGTCATCGTCGCCGCCACCGGCACCTCCGGAGCCGGCAAGGCCCTCAAGACACACCTGCTGGGCTCCGAGGTCATGGGCTCCGCCAGCCCCTACGGTGTCGGCGGCGTCCACCGCCACACCCCCGAGATGGTGCAGAACCTCAGCCCCGTCGCCGGGCAGCGCGTCTCCGTCTCCTTCACGCCCGTCCTCGCCCCCATGTCCCGGGGCATCCTCGCCACCTGCTCCGCCAAGGCCCTCCCCGGCACCACCGCCGAGGCGCTGCGCGCCGCGTACGAGAAGGCGTACGCGGACGAGCCGTTCGTTCGGCTGCTCCCCGAGGGCCAGTGGCCGGCTACCGCCTCCGTACTCGGTTCCAACACCGTCCAGGTGCAGGTCGCCCTCGACACCGCCGCCCAGCGGATCGTCGCGATCAGCGCCGTCGACAACCTCGCCAAGGGCACCGCAGGCGCCGCCGTCCAGAGCATGAACATCGCCCTCGGCCTCCCCGAGACGCTGGGCCTGCCCCTCACCGGGACAGCCCCGTAG
- a CDS encoding SDR family oxidoreductase: MANENSTIRNTRNTVQGGTAGPLAGRVALVAGATRGAGRAQAVELGRAGATVYVTGRTTRARASEVGRTTETIEETAELVTAAGGTGIAVPTDHLDEARVRALVERIDRECGRLDILVNDLWGGEHLLVTSVFGKKSWETPLADGLRILELGVRSHVITAALLLPLLIRSDAPLHVEVTDGTAHFNRRYRENIYYDLAKNALIRLAFGLGQELAPYGGAAVAVSPGFLRSEQMLSHFGVSEENWRDAIAQEPAFAIAESPRYLARTVAALAADRDRAKRWNGKSTSSGELARAYGVTDVDGSRPDAWAYFEDVVYGGKEASAEDYR; the protein is encoded by the coding sequence ATGGCGAACGAGAACAGCACCATCCGGAACACTCGAAACACCGTGCAGGGCGGCACAGCGGGTCCGCTGGCGGGGCGGGTAGCCCTCGTGGCGGGTGCTACCCGCGGGGCGGGACGGGCTCAGGCCGTGGAGCTGGGCAGGGCCGGTGCGACGGTGTATGTCACCGGCCGCACCACCCGGGCCCGGGCCAGCGAGGTCGGCCGGACCACCGAGACCATCGAGGAGACCGCCGAACTCGTCACCGCAGCGGGCGGCACCGGGATCGCGGTGCCCACCGACCATCTCGACGAAGCCCGGGTACGCGCCCTCGTCGAGCGCATCGACCGGGAGTGCGGGCGGCTCGACATCCTCGTCAACGACCTGTGGGGCGGCGAGCACCTTCTGGTCACCTCGGTGTTCGGGAAGAAGAGCTGGGAGACACCGCTTGCTGACGGCCTGCGGATCCTGGAGCTTGGCGTGCGCTCGCACGTGATCACGGCGGCGCTGCTGCTTCCGTTGCTGATCCGCTCCGACGCGCCGCTGCATGTGGAGGTAACCGACGGCACCGCGCACTTCAACCGCCGTTACCGGGAGAACATCTACTACGACCTGGCGAAGAACGCCCTGATCCGCCTCGCGTTCGGGCTGGGACAGGAGCTCGCCCCGTACGGGGGCGCGGCGGTCGCGGTCTCGCCCGGCTTCCTGCGCTCGGAGCAGATGCTCTCCCACTTCGGTGTGAGTGAGGAGAACTGGCGTGACGCGATCGCCCAGGAGCCGGCGTTCGCGATCGCGGAGTCCCCGCGCTACTTGGCCCGTACGGTCGCGGCACTTGCCGCCGACCGGGACCGCGCCAAGCGGTGGAACGGCAAGTCCACCTCCAGCGGGGAACTCGCCAGGGCGTACGGGGTGACGGACGTGGACGGCAGCCGCCCGGACGCCTGGGCGTACTTCGAGGACGTGGTGTACGGCGGCAAGGAAGCCTCCGCCGAGGACTACCGCTGA
- a CDS encoding helix-turn-helix transcriptional regulator, with translation MRAARLIRMALLIQSNPGLTAAALARELEISERTVIRDAQALQEAGVPVRSERGRVGGYFLAAGYRTRLTTLHASEAETLFLSGLPSALRDLGLSDAAETARLKLTATLLPSVRQAAESSVRRFHLDAPAWFREPATPQLLPELARAVWADRAVQLSYARPGRDGAPPAAVARVVEPYGLVLKAGTWYVVARVPGEDRDDGWRTYRVDRITALGPAPDVQEPFVRDPSFDLAAHWEAHSAAFARTLLRTTVTVRLTGRGLDRLPAVVDGAAVADALASASAPDSAGLVTVDLPAESEDVAFDQLARLGADAEVLAPARLRARFRVHAAALAALYQAAPGTASPEEDEDQR, from the coding sequence ATGCGTGCTGCCCGTCTGATTCGTATGGCTCTCCTGATTCAGTCCAACCCCGGCCTGACCGCGGCCGCCCTGGCTCGTGAGCTGGAGATCTCCGAGCGGACCGTGATCCGCGACGCCCAGGCATTGCAGGAAGCCGGCGTCCCCGTCCGATCGGAGCGGGGCCGGGTGGGCGGGTATTTCCTTGCCGCCGGATACCGGACCCGGCTCACCACGCTCCATGCGAGCGAGGCGGAGACCCTGTTCCTGTCCGGTCTGCCCTCGGCGTTGCGGGACCTGGGGCTGTCGGACGCGGCGGAAACCGCCCGGCTGAAGCTGACCGCGACCCTGCTCCCGTCGGTACGCCAGGCCGCCGAGTCATCGGTGCGCCGCTTCCACCTCGACGCCCCCGCCTGGTTTCGCGAACCCGCCACCCCGCAACTACTGCCGGAGCTGGCCCGCGCGGTGTGGGCGGACCGGGCCGTCCAACTGTCGTACGCGCGGCCCGGCCGGGACGGGGCGCCGCCCGCCGCCGTGGCCCGGGTGGTGGAGCCGTATGGGCTCGTACTGAAGGCCGGCACCTGGTACGTCGTGGCCCGCGTCCCGGGCGAGGACCGGGACGACGGCTGGCGCACCTACCGGGTCGACCGGATCACTGCGCTGGGCCCCGCGCCCGACGTACAGGAACCGTTCGTGCGCGACCCGTCCTTCGACCTGGCCGCGCACTGGGAGGCTCACTCAGCTGCCTTCGCCCGCACCCTGCTGCGCACCACCGTCACGGTCCGGCTCACCGGCCGGGGGCTGGACCGGTTGCCCGCCGTGGTGGACGGGGCCGCCGTTGCGGACGCACTCGCCTCGGCGAGCGCCCCGGACTCCGCCGGCCTGGTCACCGTCGACCTGCCGGCGGAGTCCGAGGACGTCGCCTTCGACCAGTTGGCCCGGCTCGGCGCGGACGCCGAGGTGCTGGCCCCTGCCCGGCTGCGCGCCCGCTTCCGTGTGCACGCGGCGGCGCTGGCCGCGCTCTACCAGGCCGCCCCCGGGACGGCGTCGCCCGAGGAAGACGAGGATCAGCGGTAG
- a CDS encoding pyridoxal phosphate-dependent decarboxylase family protein yields the protein MDAREAALRRAHDHAVRWLASLPDRRVPARATVDEVVRALGPELPDGPTPPADVVDLLAGACEPGLTAFPGSRFFGFVVGGTEPAALAADWLVSAWDQNCVMRTVSPAHTAVEDIAAAWLLDLLGLPAGSAVGFTTGATMANFTCLAAARDAVLARAGRNPARDGLAGGPPVHVLAGEDRHMAVDLALRYLGLGTPALVEADGQGRIRPEALRHALDAAGTDPTVVVLQAGDIHTGAFDPFEEAVRAAHRAGAWVHVDGAFGLWAAASPSLAHLTAGCAGADSWATDAHKTLNVPYDCGLAVVRDPSALRAAMGLHGAYLIQDDRQGDPVDKVPELSRRGRAFTVWAALRSLGRTGVADLVDRLCRHARTFAEGIAEIDGATVLNDVVFTQVCAAFGSDARTDRVLARLLDEGTAWISGSTWRGRRVMRISVSNWATTPEDVTRTLAAIHRAATSP from the coding sequence ATGGACGCGCGCGAGGCCGCGCTCCGGCGGGCCCACGACCATGCCGTCCGATGGCTCGCGAGCCTGCCCGACCGCCGGGTGCCCGCCCGCGCCACGGTCGACGAGGTGGTGCGCGCGCTCGGCCCCGAACTGCCCGACGGCCCCACCCCGCCCGCCGACGTCGTCGACCTGCTCGCCGGCGCCTGCGAGCCCGGCCTGACCGCCTTCCCCGGCAGCCGCTTCTTCGGGTTCGTCGTCGGCGGCACCGAACCGGCCGCGCTCGCCGCCGACTGGCTCGTCAGCGCCTGGGACCAGAACTGCGTGATGCGCACCGTCTCGCCCGCGCACACGGCCGTCGAGGACATCGCCGCCGCCTGGCTCCTGGACCTGCTGGGCCTGCCCGCCGGCAGCGCCGTCGGCTTCACCACCGGCGCCACCATGGCGAACTTCACCTGCCTCGCCGCCGCCCGCGACGCCGTCCTCGCCCGGGCCGGCCGCAACCCCGCCCGCGACGGCCTGGCCGGCGGCCCCCCGGTGCACGTCCTCGCCGGGGAGGACCGCCACATGGCCGTCGACCTCGCCCTGCGCTACCTCGGCCTCGGCACTCCCGCCCTCGTCGAGGCCGACGGGCAGGGCCGCATCCGGCCCGAGGCGCTGCGCCACGCCCTGGACGCCGCCGGGACGGACCCGACCGTCGTCGTCCTCCAGGCCGGCGACATCCACACCGGCGCCTTCGACCCGTTCGAGGAGGCCGTCCGTGCCGCGCACCGGGCCGGCGCCTGGGTGCACGTCGACGGCGCGTTCGGCCTGTGGGCCGCAGCCTCCCCGTCCCTCGCCCACCTGACGGCCGGCTGCGCCGGAGCGGACTCCTGGGCGACCGACGCCCACAAGACCCTGAATGTCCCCTACGACTGCGGCCTCGCCGTCGTCCGCGACCCGTCCGCCCTGCGCGCCGCCATGGGCCTGCACGGTGCGTACCTCATCCAGGACGACAGGCAGGGCGATCCCGTCGACAAGGTCCCGGAACTCTCCCGGCGCGGCCGCGCGTTCACCGTGTGGGCCGCCCTGCGCTCCCTGGGCCGGACCGGCGTCGCCGACCTCGTCGACCGCCTGTGCCGGCACGCCCGCACGTTCGCCGAGGGCATCGCCGAGATCGACGGGGCGACCGTCCTGAACGACGTCGTCTTCACCCAGGTCTGCGCCGCCTTCGGCAGCGACGCCCGCACCGACCGCGTCCTCGCCCGCCTCCTGGACGAGGGCACGGCGTGGATCAGCGGCTCCACCTGGCGCGGCCGCCGCGTCATGCGCATCTCGGTGAGCAACTGGGCGACCACCCCGGAGGACGTCACCCGCACCCTGGCCGCAATCCACCGCGCCGCCACCTCCCCCTGA
- a CDS encoding N-acetyltransferase, translated as MTGIKITTLAERPELAGRLWDMQDSWPAFAEHDPLAWLLYPRMVAEFPEYILVATEGDAIAARAFSLPFAQHAPGRDGTLPARGWDQLLMWAFSDRRRGTAADTVGAVEISVDTARQGRGLSGAVLAAMRDNARARGFAEVVAPVRPSAKAAEPDTPMQEYAYRTRDDGLPYDPWLRVHVRAGAAIDSVAPLSQTISAPTADWREWTGLPFDTPGPVRVPGALAPVHCHPQEGYAVLVEANVWVRHSLT; from the coding sequence ATGACCGGGATCAAGATCACCACCCTTGCGGAGCGCCCCGAACTCGCCGGGCGGCTCTGGGACATGCAGGACTCGTGGCCCGCCTTCGCCGAGCACGACCCGCTCGCCTGGCTGCTCTACCCGCGCATGGTCGCGGAGTTCCCCGAGTACATCCTGGTCGCCACCGAAGGCGACGCCATCGCGGCACGCGCCTTCAGCCTCCCCTTCGCCCAGCACGCCCCCGGCCGCGACGGCACCCTGCCCGCCCGGGGCTGGGACCAGCTCCTCATGTGGGCCTTCTCCGACCGGCGCCGCGGCACGGCCGCGGACACCGTCGGAGCCGTCGAGATCAGCGTCGACACCGCCCGGCAGGGCCGCGGCCTGTCCGGGGCCGTTCTGGCCGCGATGCGGGACAACGCGCGCGCCCGCGGCTTCGCCGAGGTCGTGGCACCGGTCCGGCCCAGCGCCAAGGCCGCCGAGCCCGACACGCCGATGCAGGAGTACGCGTACCGCACCCGCGACGACGGCCTCCCGTACGACCCCTGGCTGCGCGTGCACGTCCGCGCCGGAGCCGCCATCGACTCCGTGGCGCCGCTCTCGCAGACGATCAGCGCGCCGACCGCCGACTGGCGCGAGTGGACCGGCCTCCCCTTCGACACGCCCGGCCCGGTCCGCGTCCCCGGAGCCCTGGCCCCCGTCCACTGCCACCCGCAGGAGGGCTACGCGGTCCTCGTCGAGGCCAACGTGTGGGTCCGCCACTCCCTGACCTGA
- a CDS encoding histidine phosphatase family protein, producing the protein MNVRVTLVAAARASTLLAERFDDDRPPDGEGWRALESAAHELVPLAAAELRYCSPGPRSRATGQALGYAPLAQVALREWDMGRWRGLTLAEVAAREPGAVERWLADPHAAPHGGETLLAFIARIGGWLDSRPAEDGGAIVAVAEPSAVRAALVYALRAAPQTYWSVDVRPLSTVTLTGSAGHWHLSLQARA; encoded by the coding sequence ATGAACGTTCGGGTCACGCTCGTCGCCGCAGCCCGCGCCTCCACGCTGCTCGCCGAGCGCTTCGACGACGACCGCCCACCGGACGGCGAGGGCTGGCGGGCCCTCGAATCCGCCGCCCACGAACTCGTCCCGCTCGCCGCCGCCGAACTGCGGTACTGCTCGCCCGGCCCGCGCAGCCGCGCCACCGGCCAGGCCCTCGGCTACGCCCCGCTCGCCCAGGTCGCCCTGCGCGAATGGGACATGGGGCGGTGGCGCGGCCTGACCCTCGCCGAGGTCGCCGCCCGCGAGCCGGGAGCGGTCGAGCGCTGGCTCGCCGACCCGCACGCCGCCCCGCACGGCGGCGAAACCCTGCTCGCCTTCATCGCGCGCATCGGCGGCTGGCTCGACTCCCGGCCCGCCGAGGACGGCGGCGCCATCGTCGCTGTCGCCGAGCCGTCCGCCGTCCGCGCCGCCCTCGTCTACGCCCTGCGGGCCGCCCCGCAGACGTACTGGAGCGTGGACGTCCGGCCGCTGTCCACCGTCACCCTCACCGGCAGCGCCGGGCACTGGCACCTCTCGCTCCAGGCCCGCGCCTGA
- a CDS encoding PLP-dependent aminotransferase family protein, producing MYERSSVAELASSLRSELDRYSVGGKLPSSRALVERYRVSPVTVSRALALLAAEGLVVTRPGAGAYRARPRTAEPAPGDTSWQEVALSAEGAGDIVPRSVDASGVLHSLSAPPAGVIELSGGYLHPSLQPERAMAAALARAGRRPGAWSRPPVEGLPELRDWFAREIGGSATAADVLVTAGGQSALTTALRALAPPGAPVLVESPTYPGLLSIARASGCRPVPVPVDAEGVRPELLAAAFEATGARVFVCQPLFQNPTGAVLSAERRAEVLRTARAAGAFVVEDDYARHLAHEDAGPLPVPLAAEDHDGVVVHVRSLTKATSPSLRVGALAARGPVMDRLRAIQVVDSFFVPRPLQEAALELVGAPSWPRHLRTVAAELRHRRDVLAGALRRSLPGLHLAHLPAGGYQLWVRPDTGDDAGFAAAALRAGVAVAPGRPYFCAEPPGPYVRLGFAGVSGAAELGEAVHRLRTALGGGADPDPGPHDA from the coding sequence ATGTACGAGCGTAGCAGTGTGGCGGAGTTGGCGTCTTCCCTGCGTTCCGAGCTGGACCGCTACTCGGTCGGTGGAAAGCTGCCGTCGAGCCGCGCCCTGGTCGAGCGGTACCGCGTCAGCCCCGTCACCGTCTCCCGCGCCCTCGCCCTCCTCGCCGCCGAAGGCCTCGTCGTCACCCGCCCCGGCGCCGGCGCCTACCGCGCCCGCCCCCGTACGGCCGAACCCGCGCCCGGCGACACCTCCTGGCAGGAGGTCGCGCTGAGCGCCGAGGGCGCCGGCGACATCGTGCCCCGCTCCGTCGACGCCTCCGGCGTGCTCCACTCGCTGTCCGCCCCGCCTGCCGGGGTCATCGAGCTGAGCGGCGGCTACCTGCACCCCTCCCTCCAGCCCGAGCGCGCCATGGCCGCCGCCCTCGCCCGGGCCGGGCGGCGCCCCGGCGCCTGGAGCCGCCCGCCCGTCGAGGGACTGCCCGAACTGCGGGACTGGTTCGCCCGGGAGATCGGCGGGTCCGCCACCGCCGCCGACGTCCTCGTCACCGCCGGCGGGCAGAGCGCCCTCACCACCGCCCTGCGCGCCCTCGCCCCGCCCGGCGCACCCGTCCTCGTCGAGTCCCCGACCTACCCCGGCCTGCTGTCCATCGCCCGCGCCTCCGGGTGCCGGCCCGTGCCCGTCCCCGTCGACGCCGAGGGCGTCCGGCCGGAGCTGCTGGCCGCTGCGTTCGAGGCGACCGGCGCGCGGGTCTTCGTATGCCAGCCGCTGTTCCAGAACCCCACCGGCGCCGTCCTGTCCGCCGAGCGGCGCGCCGAGGTGCTGCGGACCGCCCGCGCCGCCGGGGCGTTCGTCGTCGAGGACGACTACGCCCGCCACCTCGCCCACGAGGACGCCGGCCCGCTGCCCGTCCCGCTGGCCGCCGAGGACCACGACGGCGTCGTCGTCCACGTCCGGTCGCTGACCAAGGCCACCTCGCCCAGCCTGCGCGTCGGCGCCCTCGCCGCCCGCGGCCCCGTCATGGACCGGCTGCGCGCCATCCAGGTCGTCGACAGCTTCTTCGTCCCCCGCCCGCTCCAGGAGGCCGCCCTCGAACTCGTCGGCGCCCCCTCCTGGCCCCGCCACCTGCGCACCGTCGCCGCCGAACTGCGCCACCGGCGCGACGTCCTCGCCGGCGCGCTGCGGCGCTCCCTGCCCGGACTGCACCTGGCCCACCTGCCCGCCGGCGGCTACCAGCTGTGGGTCCGGCCCGACACCGGGGACGACGCCGGGTTCGCCGCCGCCGCCCTGCGCGCGGGCGTCGCCGTCGCGCCCGGGCGCCCGTACTTCTGCGCGGAGCCCCCCGGCCCGTACGTCCGCCTCGGCTTCGCCGGGGTCTCCGGCGCGGCCGAGCTCGGCGAGGCCGTCCACCGGCTGCGCACCGCCCTCGGCGGCGGCGCGGACCCGGACCCCGGTCCGCACGACGCTTGA